The genomic segment GCCGGGCGCTCGCCGGTTTCCTTCCAACTGCCAAGAACGATCGTGCCGCCCGTCGGCATGATCGCGGTCTTCTCGATCTGCTCGGTCCTGATGTCCGGCGCCTGAAGGAACTGCGTGACCGGGACCGGGGTGCCCTGCGATCCGCCCTCGAATACCGGGGTGATCTTCGTCACGACAGGAACGAGTTCCACGTTGCCGACGAGCGCGGTGTGCTTCAGGTTGGCCCGGACACTGACGCGCGTGTGATCGGCCAGCACGTGCCCGGTGAGCGTGAGCACGTTGCCCAGCTCGATCGGCTTGTTCTGTGGGACAAACACCGTCGCCCCTTTCACCTTCATCACTTCGACGCTGGTGGTGAAGAACTGCTGTTCGGTGTTGCGGACCGTCGCCGCCTGCCCGTCGTCGGCGGTGACCTTTGGGAGTTGCACCACGTTCGCGTCGCGCTGGCCCTGGGCGGCTTCGAGGAGGCGGAAGACGGCCTTGTCGGTCAGAACCGTATCGCCAGTCAGCTTGACGCCCGCCCGTTCGCAAAACCCGACGGGCACCTTGAGGAGCCGCACCTCGAAATTAACGGAAAGGGCTGGGTTCGTCGCGGCGACGGGAGGGGGCGATTGCCCTCCGAACGGGGCGGGAACGACCGCCACCGGCTGCATGTCTCCCAGGAGCTGACAGGCCGGTGTGTAGGTCGGATCAGCTTTGAGTGCGAGGAGGATTTGAGCCTTGCTCGCGTCGGCGTGTCCCATGTGGTCGAGGAGCCCGGCCAGGTTGTGCCGGGCCTGGGCCTCGGGCATGATCTGGCACAGCGCCGCGAACGCCTCGTCCCACTTGCCGGAGAACGCCTGACAGAACCCGAGCGTCTTCTTCACCGCCCGGTTCTCCGGGTCGATCTTCAGCGCGAACTCGCACCACGCCACCGCCCCGGTCCAGTCCTTCCACCGGGCGTGGGCCAGGGCCACCTCGTGGGCCACGCCCGCATCGCTCGGGTACAGGGTCAGGTACTTCTTGTACATTTCTATCGCCCGGTCCCGGTCCCCGAGCCGCGCGTAGAACCGGGCCATCCCGGTCAGGGCCGCCTTGCTCTTGGGGTCCTGGGCCAGCGCCTTCTGGTACCCGGTCCGGGCCATGTCCAGAAGCTCCTCCTTGCTCCCGGGCGTCTTCTCGTCCAGGGCCGCTTCCAGCCGCACGTCCGCGATCGCCACCAGCGATTCCGCCGACGCCGGGTGCTTGCTGTCGTCCGCCGCCACCGGCGCCGTCGGCTTACTCGGCTCCGCTTCCTTTTGAGCGCGGCCCAGGGCAGGAAGCGCGAACATCGTGAGCGTAATCGCGAACAGCGTCCTGATCCGCATGCGACACCTCCTGGCGAAAGACCGGTTCCGCGGCGGAGGATAGCGTGAGACGTTGAGCCGACAAGGCGAACTACTCTGGCGCGAGCGGTCGGGAGCGACAGGGCAAGAAATGCGCTGGGATGTGTGGAATTCCCAGGGACCGCGGGTGTCTCGTCCGCTCTTCGCAAAGAAGCGGACGAGACGCCCGCGGTCCCAGGAAACCCGAGCGACCATCGAACCCGTTACGGGTTCTTGCCGAACGGGAGTGGGAACGGCGAGCCGCCCGACTTCGGGTTCGTGCCCGGCACGGCGCCGGGGAACAGCTTGTTGAGTTCCTTATCGAGCGCGTCCTTACCCGCGTCCTTCGCGCCCTGCCGGGCGAGCGCGACCACCGCGCTCTCGAACGCCTTCGCGTCGATCATCGGCTTGGTCAGGGTGCCTTTCACCGGCACCTTGATCACCTTCCCCGCAACCGCCTTCATGAGCAGCGGGTTGTTCTTCAGCGCCGGCAGGTCCTTGGGCAGCGGCACATCGATCACCAGATCGA from the Frigoriglobus tundricola genome contains:
- a CDS encoding tetratricopeptide repeat protein; this translates as MRIRTLFAITLTMFALPALGRAQKEAEPSKPTAPVAADDSKHPASAESLVAIADVRLEAALDEKTPGSKEELLDMARTGYQKALAQDPKSKAALTGMARFYARLGDRDRAIEMYKKYLTLYPSDAGVAHEVALAHARWKDWTGAVAWCEFALKIDPENRAVKKTLGFCQAFSGKWDEAFAALCQIMPEAQARHNLAGLLDHMGHADASKAQILLALKADPTYTPACQLLGDMQPVAVVPAPFGGQSPPPVAATNPALSVNFEVRLLKVPVGFCERAGVKLTGDTVLTDKAVFRLLEAAQGQRDANVVQLPKVTADDGQAATVRNTEQQFFTTSVEVMKVKGATVFVPQNKPIELGNVLTLTGHVLADHTRVSVRANLKHTALVGNVELVPVVTKITPVFEGGSQGTPVPVTQFLQAPDIRTEQIEKTAIMPTGGTIVLGSWKETGERPARKGVIKKEKPATEYEVVVLVSVRVLRNDEPAVGLAPAPHEVPARVTKVFNIADLVIPNKPGQSGVDATAEYRRNVGNIVKVVTGSVRPGSWDTNGGRGQAEYFDIGCALVVTNTLEVVNEVGVWLNGLHCLPRFGAFTGPLNIDEPAPDKRLNSVHKLKYAAAADTTQAIYAYLQSKTPAANQKAVLVAEPVANTVLISAEPALYEEILTVLASIDKAPPQVTLQTMVVQVPRGFAARYGLLDEGAASGTAVTLSPREAKMLTGLIRAARECNECEILSRPELCVSDNQSGVVRVGQEVPVQTLGLVKSENGTALEPKTEYVPTGLSMRFTPRVCPDGTSVLVTAELESTTVSHTVLTTGAPGSESTTRVPVFNTGSVRAVSQVRLGQTMLVVMAQDTSGSFTGMIRRLLNRDQDETLVVITPHLPVPADPVRPAGEIRK